The genomic stretch TATCTTTGAAGATTCCATTGCATCTATATCTTCATACACCTCTTGCAGCTGCGTTGCATTTTTAGCAGAAAAATATTTTCCCCCGCTCTCTTGTGCAATCTTCTCCATCAAAGCCGAATCGGCTTCTCCAATAGCAATAGTATATATTTTAATATTTTTCTCTATTGCCAGCTTTGCCGCATCTTTTGGAGAGATATTCCCGCTATTGTGTTCACCGTCACTCAATAGTATAATCACCCTATTTTTTGCTTTTGAAAAGGCAAATGCTCTAACACTCATAGCTATCGCTTCACCTATAGCAGTATTTTGCCCTGCCATCCCTTGTGTTAAATACTCCAACATATCCACAACTACGTTTTTTTCATAAGTAATAGGAGAAGCAATAAAAGCAAAATCTCCGTAAAGCACAATTCCCACATTATCGTTTACGCGTTTTTCTATAAACTCTTTGGCAATATATTTTGTTATATCAAATCTACTTACATGCAAAGAATCTTTAAAAGCCTGATCAAATGCTTCTTTATCTTGTAAAAATCCGCTGGCATTCATAGAGCCGCTAGCATCAAGAGCTAAAACAATATCTTTTCCAAATCTATTGTTTGGATTTGTTTTATCAACCGCTATTGGAGATGCCAGTGCCGCAACCAGTAAAGTAAAGATCAAAACTCTTAAAAACGAGTCTATTTTCAGATATCTTTTTCCCGTAGACATAAGATGCAAATGAACAAAGTATTTTTGTACAATATGTTCTTTACATTTATAAAGGCACCATAGTATCGGTAATAATAAAATAATAAGATACGGATATTCAAAACTATAGAAATTCATTAGTGATATTCTAGCGAAAAGAACCTTTTATAAAAAAATTAATTTTTTTTCAAAAAACTCTTGACATATCATTTGGATTTGTCTATAATTCCAGCCTCTTAAGTAAGAGAAACCAAATGTCTCGTTAGCTCAGCTGGTAGAGCACGTCACTTTTAATGATGTGGCCGATGGTTCGAATCCATCACGGGACACCATAACTACAATATTTGGCCCCATCGTCTAGCGGTTAGGATCCATGGTTTTCATCCATGTTACCGGAGTTCGAGTCTCCGTGGGGTCACCATCCTAACAAATACATTTTCAATAAATCAATCACTTAAAAATCAACCCAATTGTAACTTATTGTAAATCGTAATTTATCGGTATCGTTAAAGTTAATTCTTCATCAGGTTTTGGTAATTTTTCCTCAAGATTTTCAATTGTTTCCACAGCTGCACGAGAGAGTATATTATGCTTACTTTCAACAACTTCTATATTTGAAATTTTTGCTTCTGTAGAGAGTGTAAACTTAACAGTTACTATACCTTCTATCCCTTGCATTCTTGCCCGTCTCGGATAATACAGATTCTCTTTCAATAAAGAGACTATTTCACTTACGTGTAATGATAGATAATTGTTTTCTTTATGTTGCGGTTCTTTTGTTGCAATAACTTCCGTTTTACAATGAGTATCGACATCTTTTTTTTGTGTTGTATTTTGCACACTCTGTGTAAGATTTTGGTCTACTTCTACCAGTTGTTCTGTGTTCTCTTGCACTGCTTGTATATCTGGCTGTTGTACTTGTTTAGAGACTTCTTCTTTTACAACAATCTCTTTTTTTACAACTGCTTCTTGTTTCGGTACTTCTTGGGCTATTTCTTTGATTGATTGTTTTTCAGTTTTTTCAACTTTTGTTTGTTCTTTATTCTTGTTTTCGGAAGTTTTTACAACTTTGGAGGTTTGAATAGTATTTAAATTAATTGTAGTACTGCAACAAGCACACAGATGTGTTTCCTGTGTGGATGCAGATAAAATTTTATAAAGGTAAAAAATACTCACTGCCAATACAAAATGTACCAGCAGTGATAAAATAAAAGATTTTGAATTTCTTGTCAACTTTTTAATTAGATAGCACGTTTAAATTCAGGGTATGCTTCAACACCCACTTCTTGAACATCAAGTCCTTCAATTTGTGCTTCATCATCTGCTCTGAATCTTACTATTTTGTTAATAATAAATAAAACAATATATGAAACAACAAAAACAATAACAGCAACTTCAGCAACACCTTTTAATTGATCCATAAATGATACTTTGTCAATAAATAAACCAACTGCCAATGTCCCCCAAATTCCATTGACAAGGTGAACAGAAAGTGCACCAACCGGATCATCAAGTTTCAACTTGTCAAAC from Sulfurimonas sp. C5 encodes the following:
- a CDS encoding VWA domain-containing protein, with the translated sequence MNFYSFEYPYLIILLLPILWCLYKCKEHIVQKYFVHLHLMSTGKRYLKIDSFLRVLIFTLLVAALASPIAVDKTNPNNRFGKDIVLALDASGSMNASGFLQDKEAFDQAFKDSLHVSRFDITKYIAKEFIEKRVNDNVGIVLYGDFAFIASPITYEKNVVVDMLEYLTQGMAGQNTAIGEAIAMSVRAFAFSKAKNRVIILLSDGEHNSGNISPKDAAKLAIEKNIKIYTIAIGEADSALMEKIAQESGGKYFSAKNATQLQEVYEDIDAMESSKIKSSQYKVKNYLYQSIVIIAIALLLFLVFREMKK
- a CDS encoding energy transducer TonB, with the translated sequence MTRNSKSFILSLLVHFVLAVSIFYLYKILSASTQETHLCACCSTTINLNTIQTSKVVKTSENKNKEQTKVEKTEKQSIKEIAQEVPKQEAVVKKEIVVKEEVSKQVQQPDIQAVQENTEQLVEVDQNLTQSVQNTTQKKDVDTHCKTEVIATKEPQHKENNYLSLHVSEIVSLLKENLYYPRRARMQGIEGIVTVKFTLSTEAKISNIEVVESKHNILSRAAVETIENLEEKLPKPDEELTLTIPINYDLQ